A section of the Gloeobacter violaceus PCC 7421 genome encodes:
- the hemL gene encoding glutamate-1-semialdehyde 2,1-aminomutase, translated as MVTSAFQTAQSHRLFAEAQQLMPGGVNSPVRAFKSVGSEPVFIERAEGAYLWDVDGNRYIEYINTWGPSIVGHSHPEVISALREALPKGTSYGAPTRLENQMARTVIDAIPAVEMVRFVNSGTEATMSALRLARAFTGREKIIKFEGCYHGHADMLLVQAGSGVATLGLPDSPGVPKSTTAATLTAPYNDLAAVEALFKQYPSDVAGLILEPVVGNAGCLVPEIGFLEGLRDLTHAHGTVLIFDEVMTGFRLSYGGAQARYGIEPDLTCLGKIIGGGLPVGAYAGRREIMQMVAPAGPMYQAGTLSGNPLAMTAGIKTLEILQRPGTYERLEGLSARLADGLLAAAREAGHAATGNRVGAMFTLFFTEGPVRNFADAKRSDLQKFARFHRGMLERGVYLAPSQFEAGFMSLAHTEEDIDYTVAAARTVLAAL; from the coding sequence ATGGTCACCAGCGCTTTTCAAACTGCCCAGTCCCACCGGCTCTTCGCCGAGGCCCAGCAGCTGATGCCCGGCGGGGTCAACTCCCCCGTGCGCGCCTTCAAATCCGTGGGCTCCGAGCCTGTCTTCATCGAACGGGCCGAGGGCGCCTATCTGTGGGACGTCGACGGCAACCGCTACATCGAGTACATCAACACCTGGGGACCGTCGATCGTCGGACACTCCCACCCGGAGGTGATCTCGGCCCTGCGCGAAGCGTTGCCCAAAGGCACCAGCTACGGCGCGCCGACCCGCCTCGAAAACCAGATGGCCCGCACGGTGATCGACGCCATCCCCGCCGTCGAGATGGTGCGCTTCGTCAACTCCGGCACCGAAGCGACGATGTCGGCTCTGCGCCTGGCGCGCGCCTTCACCGGCCGCGAGAAGATTATCAAGTTCGAAGGTTGTTACCACGGCCACGCCGACATGCTGCTGGTCCAGGCGGGATCGGGGGTGGCCACCCTCGGCTTGCCCGATTCGCCCGGCGTGCCCAAATCGACCACCGCCGCCACCCTCACCGCTCCCTACAACGACCTGGCCGCCGTCGAAGCGCTCTTTAAGCAGTACCCAAGCGACGTCGCAGGGCTCATTCTCGAACCGGTGGTGGGCAACGCCGGCTGCCTGGTGCCCGAAATCGGCTTTCTCGAAGGTCTGCGCGATCTCACCCATGCCCATGGGACAGTGCTGATTTTCGACGAGGTGATGACCGGCTTTCGGCTGTCCTACGGCGGCGCCCAGGCCCGCTATGGCATCGAACCGGATCTCACCTGCTTGGGCAAGATTATCGGCGGCGGACTGCCGGTGGGCGCCTACGCCGGTCGCCGCGAAATCATGCAGATGGTCGCCCCGGCCGGGCCGATGTACCAGGCCGGCACCCTGAGCGGCAACCCGCTCGCGATGACCGCCGGGATCAAGACCCTCGAGATTCTCCAGCGCCCCGGCACCTACGAGCGGCTCGAAGGACTCTCGGCGCGCCTTGCGGACGGTCTTTTGGCCGCTGCGCGCGAGGCGGGGCACGCCGCTACCGGTAACCGGGTGGGGGCGATGTTCACTTTGTTCTTCACCGAGGGGCCGGTGCGCAACTTCGCCGACGCCAAGCGCTCGGACTTACAAAAATTTGCCCGCTTCCACCGGGGCATGCTGGAGCGCGGCGTCTACCTGGCCCCCTCGCAGTTCGAAGCGGGGTTCATGTCCCTCGCCCACACCGAGGAGGACATCGACTACACCGTCGCCGCCGCCCGCACCGTCCTCGCTGCGCTCTAG